GGTGGAGCTGCGCCTCCGGGTGGCCGGCAACCGCGAGGCGCTGGTGAACCTGATGATGGCCGGCGAGGCCGACCTGACGGTGATGGGCCGCCCGCCCCGCACCCTGGCCACGCGGGCGGAGGTGTTCGCCCAGCACCCGCTGGTGTTCGTGGCGCCGGCGGGCCACCCGCTCCTCGCGATCGGCCGGCTGCAGGTGACCGACCTCGCGGACTACCCGTTCATCGTGCGGGAGCCGGGCTCGGGGACCCGGGCGGCGATGGAGCAGTACTTCGCCGAGCAGAGCTTCATGCCGCGCATCACCATGGACACCTCGAGCAACGAGACCATCAAGCAGGCGGTGATGGCCGGGATGGGCCTCTCGTTCCTCTCCCGCCACACCCTCGACCTGGAGCTGCGGAGCGGCCTGCTGGGGGTGCTCGACCTCGAGGCCACGCCCGTGATGCGCACCTGGAACGTGGTGAGCCTGCAGTCCAAGCTCCTCTCGCCCGCGGCGGACCGGTTCCGCCAGTTCATCCTGGCCCACGGCGAGGCGCACCTGCTCGCGGGCGAGGCCCCCACGGCGGCGTAGCGCCCGCCGGACGCACCACGCCCCGTCGCGCAGGGCGCGGCGGGGCGTTACCCAGGTCCCCGGGCGGTCACGCGTCGAGCGCCCGGCGCTTCCGCACCTCGCGCACCACCACCGCCGCGGCGGCGAGGGCGCCCACCAGCGCGCCGGTCTTCGCGGCCCTGGCGCCTACCTTGCCGGTGGCCCGCACCTTGGCCTTCACCGCCTTCCGGCCCTCCGCCACCAGCACCCGGGTTTCCACCTTCTGGTACGCCTTCCGCGCCGCCTCCCGTCCCTTCGCGGCGAGCTTCCTGGTCAGCCGTGTCATCGCACCCTCCTGTGGGCCCTTCCTATATGTAGGGACCGGGGACTGAAGCGGGGGTGGGGATGGCGTGAAGGGGTCCGAGGGGCTTTCGCGGGCGGCTCGAGCGGCGGGGACGCCGCCTCGGGGTGTGCGATCACGCGGCGTGGGGGCCAGCCGGCTACGGGGTCGCCCCCGTGGCCGGCGTGCCAGGCCCGAGCGTGGCCCGCCCGATGGTCCCGGCATCAGTCCCGAACCAGAGGCTCCGCGATTTCCGGTCGAACACCATGTGCCGCACCACCACCCCGCCACTCCCGGCGATGGGAACCGGCGTCCCGAACCGGCCGGTCCGCGGATCGAAGCTCACCAGCCGGTTGGGCTGCACCCCGGTCTCGACCTGCCAGACCATGCCCTGGTCGTCCCCGGCCATGGCGTAGGGGGCGGAGCGGGCGCCGGCGGGGTTCGGCCACTCGGAGAAGCTCCCGGTGGCGGGGTCCAGCCGCACCAGCTTGCCCCGGTTGTAGTCGCCGGCATAGACCTGGTCGTTCGCGGCGATGACGATCCGGCGCGGTCGGGCGGCGGGATCGGGAATGGTGAACTCGCGCAGCGCGTAGCTGACCGGGTCGATGGTGCCGATGCGGTTGCCACCGAACTCCACGAACCAGGGGCGCCCCTTCGAGTCGAGGCCGATCCCGTAGGGCCGGGAGCCCGGGAGCGGCATGCGCACCACGCGGATCGCGCCGCTCCGGGGGTCGAGGTGGGCCACGGCGTTGGACGCCTGCAGGGTGAACCAGAGGCTGCCATCGGGGGCGAAGGCCAGGGTGTGCGGGTCGCTCAGGTCGGCCGCGGGCATGGGCCAGGTCCGCACCAGCCCGGAGGCGGGATCGAGACGGCCGATGGTGCCGTTGCGATTGCCGGTGAACCAGGGGGCGCCGTCGGGCCCGATCACCACGTTGTGCGGCAGGGTTCCCGCCTCGAGCTCGAAGCGGCGGAACGTGCCGGTGCCCGGGTCCAGGACGCCAACGTAGTTCCCCACCTGGCCCACGAACCAGACCCGGCCATCGGCGGCCACGGTCGGGTCGCGCGGACGGGTATCGGACCAGGGAACGGTCCACTCGGTCACGGTGGCCTGCTGGGCGGCGGCGGGCGCGGCGAGGGCGGCCAGCAGGGGGATCACGGCCACTGAGGGATGGCGCATGGCGGCGGGCTCCGGTGAAGGGGATCGGATGCCGTGCCACGGGACGGCACGGGTCCACCATTGTACCCCCGCGGCGCGCGCGGGGTTTCGCTACGCGGGGCCCGCGCCGAGCGCCGCTCCCATGGCGGCCAGGTGCGCCGGGGTGCTGCCGCAGCAGGCGCCGATGATGCGCGCGCCGCGGTCGCGGGCGGCGAGGGCGTAGCGCGCCATCACCTCGGGTCCGGCATCGTAGACGGCGCGGCCCTCCACCAGCCGCGGCATCCCGGCGTTGGCCTTGGCCACCACCGGGACCGACGGGGCCACCGCCACCATGCGCCCGATCACCTCGAGCATCTCGTCGGGCCCGTTGCCACAGTTGGCGCCCAGGGCCGACACGCCGAGCCGGGTCAGCTCCTTCACCGCCTGCTCCGGGCGGACCCCCATCATGGTGCGGCCCTTGGTGTCGAAGGTCATGGTGGCGATCACCGGCAGGCCGGGCGCGACGTCCTGCACCCCGGTCACCGCGGCGGCCACCTCGGCCAGGTCGGCCATGGTCTCGATCCAGATCAGGTCCGCGCCCCCCGCCACCAGCGCCCGGGCCTGGGCCGCGAAGCCCTCGCGGGCCTCCGCCACCGAGAGTGGCCCCAGCGGCGCGAGCATCAGCCCGCTCGGCCCGATGTCCCCGGCGATCAGCGCCCCCGGCGCCGCGGCGCGCGCCACCGCGACGGCCGCGCGATTGAGCTCGTCGAGGCGGTCCGCCAGGCCGTGCCGCTCCAGGCGGAACCGGCTCGCCCCGAAGCTGTTGGTCAGGATGATCCGCGAGCCGGCGGCGGCGTACCCGGCATGCACCGCGCCGACCCGCTCCGGGTGGATCACGTTCCACAGCTCCGGCGCGGCGCCCAGCTCGAGTCCCTGCGCCATGAGCGCGCTGCCCATGGCGCCGTCGGCAAGGATGGCACCGGGCGTGGCGAGCAGCTCATCCCATCGGGTCATGCGGAGCGCGTCCTTTCTCTCTGGGGCGAGTCGCGCGTCGTGGAGCGGAACCGCCCCCCGGCGCGCGACCGGAAACGGGACCTGCGCGTCGGTGATTGCGGACCCCTTGGTGGCCCCAGAATATTGCGCCGTCCCGACCATTCACCCAGAGGGGTTCATGCACGAGGAGCTGTTCGCGGCGATGCGGCAGTCGGTCATCGATGGTGATCCGGACGAGGTGCGCGTGCTCGCGCAGCGGGCGCTGGCGCTCGGCATCGACCCGCTCGAGGCGATCAACCGCGGCTTCGTGCCGGGCGTGACGCACGTCGGGGAGCAGTTCGGCCTGGGCGAGATGTTCCTGCCCGACCTGGTGCTGGGCGGCGAGGCGATGAAGGCGGCCGTGGCGGTGCTCGAGCCCGAGCTGGCCCGGCGCGGCGCCCAGCGGGAGAGCCTCGGCACCGTGGTGCTCGGCACGGTGCGCGGCGACATCCACGAGATCGGCAAGACGCTGGTGCAGACCATGCTCAGCGCCAGCGGCTTCCAGGTGCACGACCTCGGCGTGGACGTGCCGGTGGAACGGTTCGTGGGCGCGGTGCGTGAGCTCAAGCCCCACGTGGTGGGGATGTCGGCGCTGCTGACCACCACCATGCCGGGCCAGCGGCTGGTGATCGAGGCGCTGGAGCGCGAGGGGCTCCGCCAGCAGGTGAAGGTGATCGTCGGCGGGGCGCCGGTGAGCCAGGGATGGGCCACCGAGATCGGGGCCGACGGCTACGGCGAGGACGCGATGCGCGCGGTGACGCTGGTGAAGGCGCTGCTCGGACGGGAGGCGCCCGCCGCATGAGGCCGCACGTCACGCTGCTCGACGAGGCCCTGCTCGCCCGGATCACCGGCGAGGCCATCACCCTCCTCGGGGAGACGGGGGCACGGGTGCAGGCCCCGGCCGCGCAGGCGCTGCTGGCCGACCATGGCGCCACGGTGGCCGACGGCATCGCGCGGTTCCCCGAGCCGATGCTCCGCGCCGCCCTGGCCACGGCGCCGCCGCGGTTCCACCTGTACGACCGGGCCGGCGCGCCGGCGGTGGAGTATGGCGGGGAGCGGTCGCACTTCGACCCGGGCTCCTCCTGCGTCAACGTGCTCGACCCGGACACGCGGGCCCAGCGCCCCGCGATGGCCGCCGACCTGGTGCGGCTGGTGCAGGTGGCCGAGGGGCTGCCGGCGTACGCGGCCCAGTCCACGGCGATGGTGTGCGACGAGATCCCGCAGGAGATCGCCGACCTCTACCGGCTCTTCCTGGTGCTGTGGTACTCGGGCAAGCCGGTGGTCACCGGGGCCTTCTCCGCGGGGACCACCCGCGCGATGCTCGCGCTGCTCGAGGCGGAGTGCGGCGGCGCGGCGGCGCTGCGGGCCCGGCCCCGCGCGGTGTTCGACGTCTGCCCGGTGCCGCCGCTGCTCTGGTCGGACTACGCCGGCGAAAGCCTGATCCTGCTGGCGCGCGCGGGGGTGCCGGCGGAGATCGTGTCGGTCCCGCTGGCCGGGGCCACCGCCCCGGTCACGCTGGCCGGCGCGGTGGTGCAGCACACCGCCGAGTGCCTCGCCGGCCTGGCCATCCATCAGCACGCGGCCCCGGGAGCGCCGGTGGTGTGGGGGGGCGCGCCGGCGATCTTCGACATGCGGACGGGCAACGCGCCGATGGGCGCCATCGAGACGGCCATGCTCAACGCCGCCTGCAGCCAGGTGGGCCGGTCGTTCGGGCTGCCCACGCACGGCTACCTCTGCGGCAGCGACGCGAAGGTGGTCGATGCCCAGGCGGGGCTCGAGACGGGCATGGCGGCGCTCACCGGCGTGCTCGCGGGAATCAGCATGATCTCCGGCGCGGGGATGCTCGACTTCCTGGCCTGCCACAGCGCGGAGAAGCTGGTGCTCGACGCCGAGGCGATCGCGTTCGCGCAGCGCTTCGGGCGGGGCATCGAGGCGCGGGGGGAGTCGCTGGCACTGGCGATGTTCGCGCGGACCGGGCGTAGCGGGGAGTTCCTCAAGCTCAAGGAGACCCGGAACCTCTTCCGCGAGGAGCAGTACCTCCCCTCGCCGGTGATCGACCGGGCGTCGCTGCGCG
The Gemmatimonadota bacterium DNA segment above includes these coding regions:
- a CDS encoding homocysteine S-methyltransferase family protein; this encodes MTRWDELLATPGAILADGAMGSALMAQGLELGAAPELWNVIHPERVGAVHAGYAAAGSRIILTNSFGASRFRLERHGLADRLDELNRAAVAVARAAAPGALIAGDIGPSGLMLAPLGPLSVAEAREGFAAQARALVAGGADLIWIETMADLAEVAAAVTGVQDVAPGLPVIATMTFDTKGRTMMGVRPEQAVKELTRLGVSALGANCGNGPDEMLEVIGRMVAVAPSVPVVAKANAGMPRLVEGRAVYDAGPEVMARYALAARDRGARIIGACCGSTPAHLAAMGAALGAGPA
- a CDS encoding lyase, with the protein product MRHPSVAVIPLLAALAAPAAAQQATVTEWTVPWSDTRPRDPTVAADGRVWFVGQVGNYVGVLDPGTGTFRRFELEAGTLPHNVVIGPDGAPWFTGNRNGTIGRLDPASGLVRTWPMPAADLSDPHTLAFAPDGSLWFTLQASNAVAHLDPRSGAIRVVRMPLPGSRPYGIGLDSKGRPWFVEFGGNRIGTIDPVSYALREFTIPDPAARPRRIVIAANDQVYAGDYNRGKLVRLDPATGSFSEWPNPAGARSAPYAMAGDDQGMVWQVETGVQPNRLVSFDPRTGRFGTPVPIAGSGGVVVRHMVFDRKSRSLWFGTDAGTIGRATLGPGTPATGATP
- a CDS encoding corrinoid protein gives rise to the protein MHEELFAAMRQSVIDGDPDEVRVLAQRALALGIDPLEAINRGFVPGVTHVGEQFGLGEMFLPDLVLGGEAMKAAVAVLEPELARRGAQRESLGTVVLGTVRGDIHEIGKTLVQTMLSASGFQVHDLGVDVPVERFVGAVRELKPHVVGMSALLTTTMPGQRLVIEALEREGLRQQVKVIVGGAPVSQGWATEIGADGYGEDAMRAVTLVKALLGREAPAA
- a CDS encoding LysR family transcriptional regulator, with amino-acid sequence MEVSFRQLRVFIAVAHQGSMARAAATLHVTPPAISMVIRDLEAQVGLPLFDREGRKLSLSAGGKWFLEHARKLMASLKEAEDAMARFRRLEEGLLTIGIVSTAKYFVPRLLARFRLTAPGVELRLRVAGNREALVNLMMAGEADLTVMGRPPRTLATRAEVFAQHPLVFVAPAGHPLLAIGRLQVTDLADYPFIVREPGSGTRAAMEQYFAEQSFMPRITMDTSSNETIKQAVMAGMGLSFLSRHTLDLELRSGLLGVLDLEATPVMRTWNVVSLQSKLLSPAADRFRQFILAHGEAHLLAGEAPTAA
- a CDS encoding trimethylamine methyltransferase family protein; its protein translation is MGHRDRGRRLRRGRDARGDAGEGAARTGGARRMRPHVTLLDEALLARITGEAITLLGETGARVQAPAAQALLADHGATVADGIARFPEPMLRAALATAPPRFHLYDRAGAPAVEYGGERSHFDPGSSCVNVLDPDTRAQRPAMAADLVRLVQVAEGLPAYAAQSTAMVCDEIPQEIADLYRLFLVLWYSGKPVVTGAFSAGTTRAMLALLEAECGGAAALRARPRAVFDVCPVPPLLWSDYAGESLILLARAGVPAEIVSVPLAGATAPVTLAGAVVQHTAECLAGLAIHQHAAPGAPVVWGGAPAIFDMRTGNAPMGAIETAMLNAACSQVGRSFGLPTHGYLCGSDAKVVDAQAGLETGMAALTGVLAGISMISGAGMLDFLACHSAEKLVLDAEAIAFAQRFGRGIEARGESLALAMFARTGRSGEFLKLKETRNLFREEQYLPSPVIDRASLRGWQDAGALDAFARARARADQLVAEYRRPALAPEREAAMLTLMRAEAARVGLTTLPGT